Proteins from a single region of Enoplosus armatus isolate fEnoArm2 chromosome 6, fEnoArm2.hap1, whole genome shotgun sequence:
- the znf710a gene encoding zinc finger protein 710a, whose translation MRSLKHLKHHSRNNVEEESGRLVRTFPKMTEGHVDVGTQTEPVVVLSLAQAAVLGLISQNEIFGATIAPNGFYTGEPRECPPPPPEAMEYEYADQLIGANGDYLAEPAGEPEPQPHCSERRRPGPRGRTKRPRSDGESEGHPHKVPSPQAQVKGERLESDTPPSCIHMNSRRSPGKSEEPVTQQGCLKEEQTCRNCPSCVRDTSRPQTDGQPEQEHEENTGRERERKEEELVVEEEEEEEALNLKTSGETGSPLESRYYESNEVAYESADIALPGEYEENSQAMLWSDPEGLARRMQIDRLDINVQIDESYCVDVGEGLKRWKCRMCEKSYTSKYNLVTHILGHNGIKPHECLHCGKLFKQPSHLQTHLLTHQGTRPHKCTVCEKAFTQTSHLKRHMLQHSDVKPYSCRFCGRGFAYPSELRTHENKHENGQCHVCTQCGLEFPTYAHLKRHLTSHQGPTTYQCTECHKSFAYRSQLQNHLMKHQNVRPYVCPECGMEFVQIHHLRQHALTHKGMKEFKCDVCAREFTLSANLKRHMLIHASVRPFQCHVCFKTFVQKQTLKTHMIVHLPVKPFKCKVCGKSFNRMYNLLGHMHLHAGSKPFKCPYCTSKFNLKGNLSRHMKVKHGIMDTSIDGQEPPPDTEGQEDYEEESFEFSERENRANNNNTPDIAKLSQMEYYSTYGKGAGRFSTT comes from the exons gaggaggagagtggccGCTTGGTGCGGACCTTCCCCAAGATGACTGAGGGCCACGTAGATGTGGGCACACAGACGGAGCCGGTGGTAGTGCTATCTTTGGCTCAGGCTGCCGTTCTTGGCCTCATCTCCCAGAATGAAATCTTTGGGGCCACCATTGCTCCTAATGGCTTTTACACAGGGGAGCCCAGAGAGTGTCCCCCTCCGCCACCTGAGGCAATGGAGTATGAGTATGCTGACCAGCTAATAGGGGCCAACGGGGACTACCTGGCTGAGCCTGCTGGGGAGCCAGAGCCCCAGCCCCACTGCAGTGAGAGAAGACGGCCCGGGCCCCGTGGGAGGACCAAGAGGCCCAGGAGTGATGGAGAATCAGAGGGTCACCCACACAAAGTACCAAGTCCGCAGGCTCAGGTTAAAGGCGAGCGGCTTGAATCCGATACCCCTCCTTCCTGCATTCACATGAACAGCAGGCGTAGTCCGGGCAAGTCAGAGGAACCAGTCACCCAACAAGGTTGTCTGAAAGAGGAGCAGACCTGCAGAAACTGCCCCTCGTGTGTGAGAGACACATCCAGGCCACAAACAGACGGACAGCCAGAACAGGAACATGAAGAAAACACtggtagagaaagagagaggaaggaagaagagttggtggtggaggaagaagaagaggaggaggcactAAACCTCAAGACCAGCGGAGAGACTGGCAGTCCTCTGGAGAGCCGCTATTATGAGTCCAATGAGGTGGCGTACGAGTCTGCCGACATAGCCTTGCCAGGGGAGTATGAGGAGAACAGCCAGGCCATGCTGTGGTCAGACCCAGAGGGCCTTGCCAGGCGAATGCAGATTGACCGGCTGGACATCAACGTACAGATTGATGAGTCTTATTGCGTAGATGTGGGAGAAGGTCTGAAACGCTGGAAGTGCCGCATGTGTGAGAAGTCATACACATCCAAATATAACCTTGTCACTCATATCCTGGGCCATAATGGAATTAAGCCCCATGAATGTCTACACTGTGGAAAGCTCTTCAAGCAGCCGAGCCACCTCCAGACTCACCTGCTCACCCACCAGGGAACCAGACCTCACAAGTGCACCGTTTGTGAGAAGGCCTTCACGCAGACCAGCCACCTGAAGAGGCACATGCTGCAGCATTCGGACGTCAAGCCCTACAGCTGTCGCTTCTGTGGCCGTGGCTTTGCCTACCCTAGCGAGCTGAGGACCCACGAGAACAAACACGAGAACGGTCAGTGCCATGTCTGCACCCAGTGTGGCCTCGAGTTCCCAACATACGCACACCTGAAGCGCCACCTGACCAGCCATCAGGGCCCGACCACATACCAGTGCACAGAGTGCCACAAGTCCTTTGCTTACCGCAGCCAGCTGCAGAACCACTTGATGAAGCACCAGAACGTGCGGCCCTACGTTTGCCCCGAGTGTGGCATGGAGTTTGTCCAGATTCACCACCTCCGACAACACGCTCTCACTCACAAG GGTATGAAAGAATTCAAGTGTGACGTCTGTGCCAGAGAGTTCACCCTGTCTGCCAACCTGAAGAGACACATGTTGATCCATGCCAGCGTGAGGCCCTTCCAGTGCCACGTCTGCTTCAAGACCTTTGTCCAGAAGCAGACCCTTAAAACGCACATGATTGTCCACCTGCCGGTCAAGCCTTTCAAATGCAAG GTGTGTGGAAAGTCGTTCAACAGAATGTACAACCTCCTCGGCCACATGCACCTCCACGCCGGCAGCAAGCCCTTCAAGTGCCCTTACTGCACCAGCAAGTTCAACCTGAAGGGCAACCTCAGCCGACACATGAAGGTCAAACACGGCATCATGGACACCTCAATAGACGGACAAG AACCACCCCCAGACACAGAAGGCCAGGAGGACTACGAAGAGGAGAGCTTTGAATTCAGCGAGAGAGAAAACCGggctaacaacaacaacacaccagACATTGCTAAACTATCTCAAATGGAGTATTACAGCACCTATGGGAAGGGCGCAGGGCGCTTCAGCACcacatga
- the LOC139286788 gene encoding retinol dehydrogenase 13-like, with protein MQSLTAIRSFVFQYPKTIAVVTVTGVGLFGVKKWMAGGVCHSKAQLNGKTVLITGGNTGIGKETAVDLARRGARVILACRDMDRANKAAEDVRKRSGNENVIVKKLDLASLQSVRQLAKEVLASEERLDVLINNAGVMSCPKWQTEDGFEMQFGVNHLGHFLLTNCLLDLMKKSAPSRIVNVSSLAHERGQIYFDDIHQEKDYQPWKSYGQSKLANVLFTRELANRLQDTGVTTYSLHPGIIRTELGRHFWPTMPLWKRVVYTPLMFLIKSPTEGAQTTIYCAVEESLQNESGLYYSDCAPKTAAPQGLDDEAAKKLWDLSASMVGLT; from the exons ATGCAGAGCTTAACAGCGATAAGATCGTTTGTTTTCCAGTATCCTAAAACTATTGCTGTGGTCACAGTCACAG GAGTGGGACTTTTTGGTGTTAAGAAATGGATGGCAGGTGGAGTGTGTCATAGCAAAGCCCAGCTGAATGGAAAGACCGTCCTGATCACTGGAGGCAACACTGGGATTGGCAAAGAAACCGCTGTTGACCTGGCGAGAAGGG GCGCGAGGGTCATTCTGGCCTGCAGAGACATGGACAGAGCTAATAAAGCTGCGGAggatgtgaggaagaggagtggaaatgaaaatgttattgtCAAAAAGTTGGACTTGGCATCTCTACAGTCAGTACGACAACTAGCCAAAGAGGTCCTAGCAAGTGAAGAGAGGCTGGATGTTCTCATCAATAACGCAG GTGTTATGAGCTGTCCAAAATGGCAGACGGAAGATGGCTTTGAAATGCAGTTTGGCGTGAACCACCTGGGCCACTTTCTTTTAACAAACTGCCTGTTGGATCTCATGAAGAAGTCGGCTCCGAGTCGCATCGTCAATGTCTCCAGTCTAGCTCATGAAAGAG GTCAGATCTATTTTGATGACATACACCAGGAGAAAGATTACCAGCCTTGGAAAAGCTATGGACAAAGTAAACTAGCTAATGTCCTCTTTACAAGGGAGCTGGCTAACAGGCTACAAG ACACCGGAGTAACGACATACAGCCTCCACCCTGGAATAATCCGGACTGAGCTCGGCCGACACTTCTGGCCCACAATGCCCCTGTGGAAGAGAGTTGTATATACGCCTCTCATGTTTCTTATCAAGTCTCCTACAGAAGGGGCTCAGACCACCATCTACTGCGCTGTGGAGGAAAGCCTGCAGAATGAAAGTGGACTCTACTACAG CGACTGCGCCCCTAAAACAGCGGCCCCTCAGGGTCTAGATGATGAAGCTGCCAAGAAGCTGTGGGATCTGAGTGCCTCTATGGTTGGTCTGACATAA
- the idh2 gene encoding isocitrate dehydrogenase [NADP], mitochondrial, whose product MAGYLKVLSSLSRSAAAFSRNPAVLAPAANCQTLPQRNYADKRIKVSQPVVEMDGDEMTRIIWEFIKEKLILSNVDVELKYYDLGLPYRDQTDDQVTIDSALATKKYHVAVKCATITPDEARVEEFSLKKMWKSPNGTIRNILGGTVFREPIICKNIPRLVPGWTQPITIGRHAFGDQYRATDFVIDQPGKFKIIFSPADGSAGKEWEVYDFPAGGCGMGMYNTDESITGFAHSCFQYAIGKKWPLYMSTKNTILKAYDGRFKDIFEDIFQKHYKPEFDKLKIWYEHRLIDDMVAQVLKSSGAFVWACKNYDGDVQSDILAQGFGSLGLMTSVLICPDGKTIEAEAAHGTVTRHFREHQKGRPTSTNPIASIFAWTRGLEHRGKLDGNPDLIKFSQTLERVCVETVESGTMTKDLAGCIHGLSNVKLNEHYVNTTDFLDAIKTNLDKALGK is encoded by the exons ATGGCTGGATATCTGAAAGTCCTCAGCTCTCTTTCGAGGTCTGCCGCTGCTTTTTCCAGAAACCCCGCGGTGCTTGCGCCGGCTGCAAATTGCCAGACTTTGCCTCAAAGAAACT ATGCCGACAAACGCATCAAGGTGTCCCAGCCGGTGGTGGAGATGGACGGAGACGAGATGACCAGGATCATCTGGGAGTTCATCAAAGAGAAG CTCATTCTGTCCAATGTTGATGTTGAGCTGAAGTATTATGACCTGGGTCTGCCGTACCGTGACCAGACTGATGACCAGGTCACCATCGACTCTGCCCTAGCTACTAAGAAGTACCATGTGGCGGTTAAGTGTGCCACCATCACACCCGACGAAGCCAGAGTGGAAG agttTAGCCTGAAGAAGATGTGGAAGAGTCCCAACGGAACCATCAGGAACATCCTGGGCGGCACCGTCTTCCGTGAGCCAATCATCTGCAAGAACATTCCCAGGCTTGTTCCAGGCTGGACGCAGCCCATCACCATTGGCAGACACGCCTTTGGCGATCAG TACAGAGCAACAGACTTTGTTATCGACCAGCCCGGCAAATTCAAGATTATCTTCTCACCTGCTGATGGTAGTGCAGGCAAGGAGTGGGAGGTGTATGACTTCCCTGCTGGTGGCTGTGGAATGGGCATGTACAACACGGATGAG TCTATTACAGGCTTTGCACACAGCTGCTTCCAGTATGCTATTGGCAAGAAGTGGCCGCTGTACATGAGCACAAAGAACACCATTCTTAAAGCCTACGATGGCAGGTTTAAAGACATCTTCGAGGATATCTTCCAGAA GCACTATAAGCCTGAGTTTGACAAACTGAAGATCTGGTATGAGCACAGGCTCATTGATGATATGGTCGCCCAAGTGCTGAAGTCTTCCGGAGCCTTTGTGTGGGCCTGCAAGAACTACGACGGAGATGTTCAGTCTGATATCCTCGCACAGG gTTTTGGCTCTCTGGGATTGATGACATCAGTTCTCATTTGCCCCGATGGCAAGACTATTGAGGCTGAGGCTGCCCATGGCACTGTGACCAGGCACTTTCGCGAGCACCAGAAG GGAAGGCCGACCAGCACCAACCCCATTGCCAGCATTTTTGCCTGGACCAGAGGCCTGGAGCATCGTGGCAAACTCGACGGCAACCCCGACCTTATCAA GTTCTCCCAGACTCTGGAGAGGGTGTGTGTCGAGACTGTTGAGAGCGGCACGATGACCAAGGACCTCGCGGGCTGCATCCACGGCCTGTCCAA TGTCAAGCTGAACGAGCACTACGTCAATACTACAGACTTCCTCGACGCCATCAAGACAAATCTGGATAAAGCCCTCGGCAAGTGA
- the ankrd34c gene encoding ankyrin repeat domain-containing protein 34C has translation MADILELRTDGNSLLKAVWLRRLRLTRLLLEGGAYINESNERGETPLIVACMSTHTDQQSVSKSKLVKYLLDNQADPNIQDKAGRTALMHACIHKAGHEVVDHLLSNGADPSLEDRSGASALVYAINADDKETLKLLLDACKAKGKEVIIITTDKSPSGTKTTKQYLNVPPSPELDERSSPLYCTSPSDIDVTASPKPEQEQQNTVFSFQTKLKTSSSASKLANGPTSPTRRPANPKRARLPQLKRLQSEPWGLIAPSVLAAAAAHEESKKASSDEDVVTGVNGLSLSKKSALSQQNSVDGKDSLFPLVGEQPCKMTTSLSVPPTSKASYERSLGQHQPLARRSTVPTEQDSSSSCSSGLVSLRDTMHRRRLGNDHYDSDSQLYSDSAMLDSPKIPVERRKLNTSPLAMLTSSRESLDSNASPSSPSTAHRRAPGLLERRGSGTLLLDHISHTRPGHLPPLNINPNPPIPDIGASSKPSSPLATGIRSIAPVAPNTPKRGGLKSKKKLVRRHSMQVEQMKQLSDFEELAH, from the coding sequence ATGGCAGATATACTGGAGCTGCGGACAGATGGAAACTCACTCCTGAAGGCGGTGTGGCTCAGACGCTTGAGACTCACCAGGCTCCTGTTGGAAGGAGGTGCCTACATCAACGAGAGCAATGAACGTGGAGAGACGCCACTCATAGTGGCctgcatgtccacacacactgaccagcAGAGCGTCAGCAAGTCAAAGCTGGTGAAGTATTTGCTGGACAACCAGGCAGACCCCAACATACAGGACAAAGCAGGTAGGACAGCTCTGATGCACGCCTGCATCCACAAGGCTGGGCACGAGGTGGTGGATCACCTGCTGAGCAATGGAGCTGATCCCAGTCTGGAGGACAGGAGCGGAGCCTCAGCCCTGGTCTACGCAATCAATGCAGATGATAAGGAGACACTAAAACTGCTCTTGGATGCATGCAAAGCTAAAGGCAAGGAGGTCATCATAATCACCACAGACAAGTCACCATCCGGCactaaaactacaaaacagTACCTAAATGTCCCCCCATCACCAGAGCTGGATGAGAGGTCCTCCCCATTGTACTGCACCTCTCCGTCTGATATTGATGTTACTGCATCTCCCAAACCTGAGcaagagcaacaaaacacaGTCTTCAGTTTCCAGACGAAGCTGAAAACCTCTAGTTCAGCTTCAAAGCTCGCCAACGGGCCCACGTCTCCAACACGCCGGCCTGCAAACCCCAAACGTGCACGTTTGCCTCAGCTGAAGAGGCTGCAGTCAGAGCCTTGGGGGCTGATTGCTCCCTCAGTCCTGGCTGCAGCCGCCGCCCATGAGGAGAGTAAGAAAGCCAGCTCTGATGAGGATGTTGTCACAGGGGTGAACGGACTCTCCCTGAGTAAGAAGTCAGCTTTATCTCAACAGAACAGTGTGGATGGGAAGGACAGCTTATTCCCACTGGTTGGTGAACAACCCTGCAAAATGACAACCTCACTATCAGTTCCTCCAACGTCCAAAGCATCATACGAGAGATCTCTGGGCCAGCACCAGCCGCTGGCACGGCGCAGTACTGTGCCCACCgagcaggacagcagcagcagctgcagcagtggacTCGTCAGTCTGAGAGACACAATGCATAGGAGACGTCTGGGGAACGATCACTATGACTCAGACTCACAGCTCTATTCAGACTCAGCCATGTTGGACTCTCCTAAGATCCCAGTGGAGCGAAGGAAACTAAACACTTCTCCGCTAGCGATGCTGACCAGCTCCAGAGAATCTCTGGACAGCAATGCCAGCCCGTCCTCTCCCAGCACAGCACACAGGCGCGCACCTGGCCtcctggagaggagaggctcAGGCACGCTGCTGCTGGACCACATCTCCCACACCAGGCCCGGCCACCTGCCCCCTCTCAACATCAACCCGAACCCTCCCATTCCTGATATCGGGGCTAGTAGCAAGCCCTCCTCACCTCTGGCCACAGGTATTAGATCTATAGCTCCAGTAGCACCAAACACACCAAAGAGAGGCGGCCTCAAGTCCAAGAAGAAACTTGTGAGAAGGCACTCTATGCAAGTGGAGCAGATGAAGCAGCTTTCGGATTTCGAAGAGCTGGCTCATTAG